A single window of Ignavibacteriales bacterium DNA harbors:
- a CDS encoding NADH-quinone oxidoreductase subunit M encodes MVYQHLLTLTIFFPILGVLALFFVNRENAQALKVVGFLTTVVTFGVSLFLYFGYDSAAGGFQFREYAVWIAGLNISYYIGIDGISLLLIVLTTFLTPLALLGTWNSIQKRLREYTMMILLLEVGMIGVFASLDLFLFYIFWEAMLIPMYFIIGIWGGQDRVYAAIKFFLFTLFGSLLMLVAIIALGVYASTLPGGYFTTNLVQLYGVAPRMALTLQTWMFLAFTLSFAIKVPLFPFHTWLPDAHVQAPTAGSVLLAGVLLKMGTYGLIRFCLPLFPHAAFKFVPLLGVLSVIGIVYGALVAMVQTDLKKLVAYSSVSHLGFVVLGIFAMTEEGMQGAVIQMINHGLSTGALFLIVGMLYDRAHTRMIADFGGVAKVMPVFSTIFMIVSLSSIGLPGLNGFVGEFLILLGSFKSTFLGSHAYAIFASSGVILAAVYLLWAYQRVIFGKVREGGLYGGHHLTDLNAKEVVSLVALLVFIVWIGVYPGTFLSKSAPAAKQLVYGLESVRAGGLIRTAEIPAVTRPAGQ; translated from the coding sequence ATGGTTTATCAACATCTTCTGACGCTTACCATCTTCTTTCCGATTCTGGGCGTTCTGGCTCTGTTCTTCGTCAACAGAGAGAATGCGCAGGCGCTCAAGGTTGTCGGGTTTCTGACGACGGTCGTAACGTTCGGGGTCTCGCTCTTCCTCTATTTCGGATACGACTCGGCCGCAGGAGGTTTTCAGTTTCGGGAGTATGCGGTCTGGATAGCCGGACTGAACATCAGCTACTACATCGGTATCGACGGCATTTCGCTGCTTCTGATTGTGCTCACCACATTCCTCACTCCGCTTGCGTTGCTGGGAACGTGGAACTCAATTCAGAAGCGTCTGCGCGAATATACGATGATGATTCTCCTGCTCGAAGTCGGCATGATCGGTGTATTCGCATCCCTGGATCTCTTCCTCTTCTACATCTTCTGGGAGGCTATGCTCATCCCGATGTACTTCATTATCGGGATCTGGGGAGGGCAGGACAGGGTGTATGCAGCAATCAAGTTCTTCCTGTTCACGCTCTTCGGCAGTCTCCTGATGCTCGTCGCGATTATTGCCCTCGGTGTGTACGCCTCCACGCTGCCGGGTGGCTATTTCACGACTAACCTCGTGCAGCTGTATGGAGTTGCTCCCCGCATGGCCCTGACACTGCAGACCTGGATGTTCCTTGCCTTCACGCTGAGCTTTGCAATAAAAGTCCCGTTGTTCCCGTTCCATACGTGGCTCCCTGATGCTCACGTTCAGGCTCCCACGGCGGGAAGCGTGCTCCTTGCCGGCGTGTTGCTGAAGATGGGGACCTACGGACTGATCCGATTCTGCCTACCGCTATTCCCGCACGCCGCCTTCAAGTTCGTTCCATTGCTTGGAGTTTTGTCGGTCATTGGTATCGTTTACGGGGCACTCGTGGCAATGGTCCAGACCGACCTGAAGAAACTCGTCGCCTATTCTTCGGTCTCGCATCTTGGGTTTGTTGTCCTCGGCATTTTTGCGATGACTGAGGAAGGTATGCAGGGGGCAGTCATACAGATGATTAATCATGGTCTGTCAACGGGGGCGCTCTTCTTGATCGTCGGCATGCTCTACGATCGGGCGCACACTCGGATGATTGCCGATTTCGGAGGTGTGGCCAAGGTGATGCCTGTGTTCTCCACGATCTTTATGATCGTCTCGCTTTCTTCTATCGGCTTGCCCGGTCTGAACGGATTCGTAGGCGAGTTCCTCATTCTCCTTGGCAGTTTCAAATCGACGTTTCTCGGATCGCATGCCTATGCAATTTTCGCGTCGTCGGGAGTCATTCTTGCGGCCGTCTATCTGCTTTGGGCCTATCAGCGAGTGATCTTCGGCAAGGTGAGGGAGGGGGGACTGTATGGCGGTCACCATCTCACCGACCTGAATGCGAAAGAAGTTGTATCGCTCGTGGCTCTACTGGTATTCATTGTCTGGATCGGGGTCTATCCAGGAACATTTTTGAGCAAGTCGGCTCCGGCTGCGAAGCAGCTGGTTTACGGCCTTGAGTCCGTCCGTGCGGGCGGTCTGATCCGCACTGCCGAGATCCCTGCGGTCACACGCCCCGCGGGTCAATAG
- a CDS encoding NAD(P)H-hydrate dehydratase, with product MRTIVSAKEMRWCDESAIRKFGIPGLLLMEHAGRGVAEIAQRYFGPLHGKEILVFCGKGNNGGDGFVAARHLLITGARITIILMVSPRQLSGDALTNFRILDQVRRASTHSLFFKSYSRPLLGKLPKPALIVDAIFGTGFSGEVIQPYASAIEWINGLGVPILSVDIPSGVDGTTGKVEKLAVRALHTATFGLKKTGLLCSDGQDHVGQLSVVDIGIPRAVSDSKRLKTFQTEAEDVRTALPRRSSTAHKYSAGKVFVLAGSRGFTGAAYLSSMAVLRSGAGAVMLGTPEAVYPILARRLTEAIVKPLPSTSEGTLARAAFDEILEKLSWADVVVVGPGLSTNAETQQLVRMILEKYQGNVVVDADALRVIGDIGLRKIARLKSRIILTPHSGEYARIIGASAKEIDGNKIDFARWGGVMGKVTLVLKGGPTAIGTREGTVFLNSTGNPGMATVGAGDVLTGIIASLWAQGAAEEAAAFSGVYLHGMSGDIAKEIHGERSVIAQDLIDQLPTAFRRIEGG from the coding sequence ATGCGAACGATTGTATCGGCGAAGGAAATGAGGTGGTGCGATGAAAGCGCCATCCGCAAGTTTGGAATTCCCGGTCTGTTGTTGATGGAACACGCGGGCCGCGGTGTGGCTGAAATTGCCCAGCGTTACTTCGGTCCTCTGCATGGAAAAGAAATCCTCGTGTTTTGCGGCAAGGGGAACAACGGAGGAGACGGTTTTGTCGCCGCTCGTCATCTCCTCATTACCGGCGCCCGCATCACGATCATCCTGATGGTTTCTCCCCGTCAACTTTCCGGGGATGCACTGACGAACTTCAGGATCCTGGATCAGGTTCGCCGCGCGTCAACACATTCCCTATTCTTCAAATCGTATTCACGCCCTCTCCTCGGCAAACTCCCAAAGCCCGCACTAATAGTCGACGCCATATTCGGCACAGGGTTTTCAGGGGAAGTTATCCAGCCCTACGCATCCGCAATTGAGTGGATAAACGGACTCGGCGTGCCAATCCTCTCCGTTGATATTCCGTCCGGCGTCGATGGGACGACGGGGAAGGTGGAGAAGCTGGCCGTCCGGGCTCTTCACACGGCGACGTTTGGATTGAAGAAAACGGGACTTCTGTGCAGCGATGGGCAGGACCACGTCGGACAGCTCAGCGTCGTGGATATCGGAATACCAAGGGCTGTCAGCGATTCGAAAAGACTCAAGACATTTCAGACCGAGGCAGAAGACGTCCGTACTGCCTTGCCGCGGAGATCGTCGACGGCTCACAAATACTCGGCGGGAAAGGTATTCGTTCTCGCAGGATCGAGAGGCTTCACGGGTGCGGCATATCTCAGTTCGATGGCTGTTTTGCGCTCCGGTGCAGGCGCAGTAATGCTCGGGACCCCGGAAGCTGTGTATCCGATCCTGGCACGGCGACTCACCGAAGCCATCGTCAAGCCGCTCCCTTCGACGAGCGAAGGCACTCTAGCCAGGGCCGCGTTCGACGAAATCTTAGAGAAACTAAGTTGGGCGGATGTTGTCGTTGTAGGCCCCGGGCTCTCGACGAATGCGGAGACTCAGCAGCTCGTTCGTATGATTCTTGAGAAATACCAGGGAAACGTCGTTGTCGATGCAGATGCTCTCCGGGTCATTGGAGACATCGGCCTGCGCAAGATCGCCCGGCTGAAAAGCAGGATCATCCTCACTCCGCACTCGGGAGAATACGCTCGGATTATCGGTGCGTCGGCGAAGGAAATCGATGGCAATAAGATCGATTTCGCACGGTGGGGGGGTGTGATGGGAAAAGTGACGCTTGTTCTCAAAGGCGGACCTACCGCCATCGGAACACGCGAGGGAACAGTGTTTCTGAACTCGACCGGCAATCCGGGCATGGCGACCGTTGGTGCGGGGGATGTTCTTACAGGAATCATAGCATCCCTGTGGGCTCAGGGGGCTGCCGAAGAGGCCGCCGCATTCTCAGGAGTCTATCTGCACGGTATGTCAGGTGACA
- a CDS encoding ABC transporter permease yields MKSLVVARWEFMEKVKSKAFIISLVLMPLIMVGFGVLPGLLASKPDAKPITVGMIDETGSILKPLSAKLDEKYKLPDGRPNYILRNLKEDGSGDDLKSRAVRMISNKEMEGYFSIPSTVYDSGRVEYRAENVGNIRISERFSRTMEEVIVEQRLTGRGLNPAEIKKLMANIDVKALKVSERGGEKESGFLQTFASAYIVIMMLMFLVMTSGQLLIRSVVEEKSNRVIEVLLSSCSARDLMIGKILGLSGLGILQMLIWGVIGLGIALKSGANIFEMEPVLVAILYVFVGYFFYSAIFVAAGSPVTTEQEAQQITSYVSLVLVFPIVLMVPAMQNPDSSLIKILSYIPLLTPAFMVLRVSIQMPPLWEILATLGLLLASTVLMMWVAGKIFRTAILVYGKRPTIPELIRWIRTP; encoded by the coding sequence ATGAAATCCCTCGTCGTTGCCCGCTGGGAATTCATGGAAAAAGTGAAGTCGAAGGCGTTCATTATCTCGCTCGTCCTGATGCCTTTGATCATGGTCGGGTTCGGCGTCCTGCCGGGTCTGCTCGCATCAAAGCCCGACGCCAAGCCGATTACCGTTGGTATGATCGATGAGACAGGAAGCATTTTGAAGCCTCTGTCGGCGAAGCTGGACGAGAAATACAAGCTTCCCGATGGCCGTCCGAATTACATCCTCCGCAATTTGAAAGAAGATGGATCGGGAGACGACCTCAAGTCGCGGGCCGTTAGAATGATCTCGAACAAGGAGATGGAGGGGTACTTCTCGATTCCTTCGACGGTGTATGACAGCGGAAGAGTCGAGTACCGCGCAGAAAATGTCGGGAACATCCGCATCTCTGAACGATTTTCGCGCACGATGGAGGAAGTGATAGTTGAGCAACGGCTGACGGGCCGGGGTCTCAATCCCGCTGAAATCAAGAAACTCATGGCGAATATCGATGTCAAAGCCCTGAAGGTTTCTGAGCGCGGCGGAGAGAAGGAATCGGGCTTCCTGCAGACATTCGCCAGCGCCTACATCGTCATTATGATGCTGATGTTCCTCGTGATGACGTCAGGCCAGCTTCTGATCCGAAGCGTCGTCGAGGAGAAATCGAATCGTGTGATCGAGGTGCTTCTTTCGTCCTGTTCCGCCCGCGATCTGATGATCGGAAAGATTCTTGGGCTGAGCGGCCTCGGTATTTTGCAAATGCTGATTTGGGGGGTGATCGGATTGGGGATCGCTCTCAAGAGCGGCGCGAATATTTTCGAGATGGAGCCTGTGCTCGTCGCGATCCTCTATGTGTTTGTAGGATACTTCTTCTATTCCGCGATTTTCGTTGCTGCCGGGTCTCCGGTAACGACGGAGCAGGAGGCGCAGCAGATTACGAGTTATGTGAGCCTCGTGCTCGTGTTCCCGATCGTGCTGATGGTCCCTGCTATGCAGAACCCGGATTCATCGTTGATCAAGATACTGTCGTACATCCCGCTCCTCACGCCGGCATTCATGGTGTTGAGGGTCTCGATCCAGATGCCGCCTCTGTGGGAGATCCTCGCGACACTCGGACTGCTTCTCGCGTCCACTGTTTTGATGATGTGGGTGGCAGGGAAGATTTTCCGGACTGCGATCCTGGTGTACGGCAAGCGGCCGACGATTCCCGAATTGATTCGCTGGATCAGAACGCCGTAG
- the nuoK gene encoding NADH-quinone oxidoreductase subunit NuoK has protein sequence MDLQSYLLLSAATFIIGVVGVIARRNAIIVFMSIELMLNSVNLTLVAFSAFLGDVTGQMLVFFSMTVAAAEAAIGLAIIIALFRNKQTLNLEELNILKW, from the coding sequence ATGGATCTCCAGTCATATCTTCTGCTCAGCGCTGCCACGTTTATTATCGGCGTGGTCGGTGTCATCGCCAGGCGCAACGCTATCATCGTGTTCATGTCAATTGAGCTCATGCTGAACTCGGTGAACCTTACGCTGGTTGCATTTTCTGCATTCCTTGGCGATGTGACCGGGCAGATGCTGGTGTTTTTCTCAATGACCGTCGCAGCGGCTGAGGCTGCCATCGGACTTGCGATCATCATCGCCCTGTTCCGTAACAAACAAACGTTAAACCTTGAAGAGCTGAACATTTTGAAGTGGTGA
- the nuoL gene encoding NADH-quinone oxidoreductase subunit L yields the protein MTRSPDTGHFLIQLSDLMFSYTPLIVLFPLLGFVFLGLFGLKVKNEKLLGIIGSGSVGLSFLFAVGLFATMLGMHAEERKHVVELFTWISTFTGTASSFSVPVAYQVDQLSILMTMIITGVGFLIHVYSIGYMHGDPGYWRFFAYLNLFIFAMLNLVLADNFLLMFLGWEGVGLCSYLLIGFWHDRKFETGGYKPGTATTADAAKKAFVVNRIGDFGFLLAMFLIFVNFGSLNFDAVFGRAAILSEGNSALLWIALLLFLGATGKSAQIPLFVWLPDAMAGPTPVSALIHAATMVTAGVYMVARCSLLYALAPGAMQVMAIVGALTALMAATIGLVQNDIKKVLAYSTVSQLGYMFLGMGVAAFSAGIFHVLTHAFFKALLFLGSGAVIHAMHDEQDIQKMGGLKHHMPTTYKTFLIGAIAIAGIPPFAGFFSKDEILWKAFSSEHGSILLWVMGVLGAAMTAFYMFRLVSLTFEGEKRYGSDVHPHEAPKTMTVPLIILAFLSIVGGFVGIPESLLGGNALEHWLEPVFAPAYDRLRMSTHPLEITEYLLMVLSVGVAAAGIYAARTVYLRRPELADEWKAKYALAYKWLFNKYYIDEAYDALIVSPTVKVSEGFLWKGIDVRVIDGIVDGSARLIAMLAQGVRRIQTGVAQQYATVFVGGIVLVLMWLILK from the coding sequence ATGACCCGATCTCCCGATACAGGACACTTTCTTATTCAACTATCAGACCTCATGTTCTCCTATACTCCTCTCATAGTTCTCTTTCCGCTGCTCGGATTTGTCTTCCTTGGCCTCTTTGGCTTAAAAGTGAAGAACGAGAAGCTTCTCGGAATTATCGGCAGCGGGTCGGTAGGACTTTCCTTCCTCTTCGCTGTGGGTCTGTTTGCGACCATGCTGGGGATGCACGCAGAAGAGAGAAAGCACGTCGTTGAGTTGTTTACGTGGATCTCGACGTTTACAGGAACTGCGTCTTCGTTCTCGGTTCCTGTCGCGTATCAGGTCGATCAGCTCTCCATCCTGATGACGATGATCATCACGGGCGTGGGTTTTCTGATTCACGTCTATTCGATCGGATACATGCACGGAGATCCGGGATACTGGAGATTTTTCGCCTACCTGAATCTTTTCATTTTCGCGATGCTGAATCTGGTGCTGGCAGACAATTTCCTCCTGATGTTTCTCGGATGGGAGGGGGTTGGACTGTGCTCGTATTTGCTCATCGGGTTCTGGCATGATCGTAAATTCGAGACGGGCGGCTACAAGCCCGGGACGGCCACGACGGCTGATGCCGCCAAGAAGGCATTTGTCGTCAACCGGATTGGGGATTTCGGTTTTCTCCTGGCGATGTTTCTGATCTTCGTGAATTTTGGGAGCCTGAATTTCGACGCCGTCTTTGGTAGAGCGGCTATCCTGAGCGAAGGGAATAGCGCCCTGCTGTGGATCGCCCTGCTGCTGTTTCTCGGGGCTACCGGTAAGTCCGCACAGATTCCACTCTTTGTCTGGCTGCCCGATGCCATGGCCGGCCCGACTCCCGTGAGTGCGCTGATCCACGCTGCCACGATGGTGACGGCAGGTGTCTATATGGTTGCGCGATGCTCCTTGTTGTATGCTCTTGCCCCTGGGGCAATGCAGGTCATGGCGATCGTCGGAGCGCTGACCGCGCTGATGGCAGCGACCATCGGTCTGGTGCAGAATGACATCAAGAAAGTACTCGCGTACTCGACGGTAAGCCAACTCGGCTATATGTTTCTGGGTATGGGCGTAGCAGCTTTCTCTGCCGGCATCTTTCACGTGCTGACGCATGCGTTTTTCAAAGCGCTCCTCTTCCTCGGTTCGGGAGCGGTAATCCATGCCATGCATGATGAGCAGGATATACAAAAAATGGGCGGCCTCAAGCATCATATGCCGACCACCTATAAGACCTTCCTCATCGGAGCGATTGCGATCGCGGGAATTCCGCCGTTCGCCGGATTCTTCAGCAAGGACGAGATCCTCTGGAAAGCCTTCAGCAGCGAACACGGTTCAATTCTCTTGTGGGTGATGGGTGTACTCGGGGCTGCGATGACGGCGTTTTACATGTTCAGACTTGTAAGCCTGACATTCGAGGGGGAGAAACGATACGGATCTGATGTCCACCCGCATGAAGCCCCGAAGACCATGACTGTGCCGCTTATCATTCTGGCGTTTCTCTCGATCGTTGGAGGGTTCGTTGGTATCCCTGAAAGTCTTCTCGGGGGAAATGCGCTTGAGCACTGGCTGGAGCCGGTATTCGCACCGGCATACGACAGGTTGAGAATGAGTACGCATCCTCTCGAGATAACCGAATACCTGCTCATGGTGCTCTCTGTTGGCGTTGCAGCAGCCGGCATCTATGCCGCACGGACAGTCTATCTCCGCAGGCCGGAACTCGCAGACGAGTGGAAGGCAAAGTATGCGCTTGCATATAAATGGCTCTTCAACAAATACTACATCGATGAAGCATACGATGCTCTCATCGTGAGTCCGACCGTGAAAGTCTCCGAAGGGTTCCTTTGGAAGGGAATCGATGTCAGGGTGATTGACGGGATTGTCGACGGATCAGCACGGCTGATAGCAATGCTTGCCCAGGGAGTCAGGCGCATCCAAACAGGAGTTGCCCAGCAGTATGCGACGGTTTTTGTAGGCGGTATTGTGCTCGTACTCATGTGGTTGATCCTCAAATAG
- a CDS encoding NADH-quinone oxidoreductase subunit N codes for MDISFNDFYNSSPLIALVSFALLTLIVEGLGKDKPVSSYWMSLIGVAVSLVLSFFHLGEGMPVFGGMLFQGGFAGYCNIIFLSSALLTIILARGYLERMEYHRGEFYILVMFATTGMMLMAGALNLITIFLGIELMSVPLYVLAGFLRKKQKANESALKYFLLGAFATGFLLYGIALIYGVAGTTDLLQIKAAVPQISHNPLFVIGAGLLVVAFSFKVAAVPFHMWAPDVYEGAPTPVTGFMSTGAKAAAFATFLLVFVRIFEIAGTSLSQVIAMIAAASMIIGNISAVAQTNVKRMLAYSSIAHAGYMLSGIAAANNEGQTGILFYLMAYAFMNIGAFGIVSWVEQKDDKRLTFDDYAGLSARRPGVAALMAVFMFSLAGIPPFAGFFGKYYVFLAAVRADLTWLAIVGVMTSLISVYYYLRLVVVMYFREGDADTDDQIPLVAFIAVAFAALMVLALGVYPSLLVEITRGFFKI; via the coding sequence ATGGACATCTCGTTCAATGACTTCTACAACAGCTCGCCACTGATAGCACTGGTGAGTTTCGCGTTGCTGACACTCATCGTCGAAGGACTGGGGAAGGACAAGCCGGTTTCCTCGTATTGGATGAGCCTCATCGGCGTGGCGGTTTCTCTTGTGCTCTCCTTCTTTCATCTTGGAGAAGGCATGCCGGTGTTTGGCGGGATGTTGTTTCAGGGGGGATTTGCCGGATACTGCAATATCATCTTTCTGTCCTCCGCACTTCTCACGATTATCCTGGCACGGGGGTACCTCGAGAGGATGGAGTATCATCGGGGCGAGTTCTACATCCTCGTCATGTTTGCCACGACTGGTATGATGCTGATGGCCGGCGCATTGAACCTCATCACCATTTTCCTTGGCATCGAGCTGATGTCCGTCCCTCTGTATGTTCTTGCGGGGTTCTTGCGTAAGAAGCAGAAGGCGAATGAATCCGCCCTGAAGTACTTTCTTCTCGGTGCGTTCGCTACCGGCTTCCTGCTCTACGGCATCGCTCTCATCTATGGTGTCGCAGGCACGACTGACTTGTTGCAGATCAAGGCAGCCGTGCCGCAGATATCGCACAATCCGCTCTTTGTTATTGGGGCCGGCCTGCTCGTTGTCGCCTTCTCCTTCAAGGTTGCAGCTGTGCCATTTCACATGTGGGCCCCTGATGTGTACGAAGGAGCCCCCACACCGGTGACCGGCTTCATGTCCACGGGGGCAAAAGCGGCCGCGTTCGCGACGTTCCTGCTTGTCTTTGTGCGGATTTTCGAAATCGCAGGGACGAGCCTCAGCCAGGTCATTGCGATGATCGCTGCGGCATCAATGATCATAGGCAACATTTCGGCGGTCGCGCAGACGAACGTGAAGCGAATGCTTGCATATTCGAGCATCGCGCATGCCGGCTATATGCTGAGTGGTATCGCCGCTGCGAACAATGAAGGCCAGACTGGTATTCTCTTCTACTTGATGGCCTATGCTTTCATGAATATAGGCGCGTTTGGCATTGTCTCGTGGGTTGAGCAGAAGGATGACAAGCGACTCACGTTTGATGATTATGCCGGCCTCAGCGCACGACGTCCTGGCGTCGCGGCGCTTATGGCGGTGTTCATGTTCTCGTTGGCGGGGATTCCGCCGTTCGCAGGGTTCTTCGGGAAGTACTATGTGTTCCTTGCGGCTGTCAGAGCGGATCTGACCTGGCTTGCGATCGTCGGTGTCATGACAAGCCTGATTTCCGTTTACTACTATCTGCGACTTGTCGTCGTAATGTACTTCCGCGAAGGCGACGCAGACACCGACGACCAGATTCCGCTTGTTGCATTCATAGCTGTCGCTTTTGCGGCGCTCATGGTGCTGGCCCTCGGTGTTTACCCCTCACTTCTCGTTGAGATTACAAGGGGTTTCTTCAAGATCTGA
- a CDS encoding NADH-quinone oxidoreductase subunit J has translation MTIETFLFYFLGAISVGSALMMVTRRNPVIAALYLILNFFALGGLYLSLHAQFIAFIQILVYAGAIMVLFLFVIMLLNLGDTSQMREKISMKKIIAAGLSFGVLMELIYVLGFSKAAMAPSQFEKATEIGTVENIGMQLFTKFLFPFEVTSILLLSAIVGAVILAKKTLR, from the coding sequence GTGACAATCGAGACGTTTCTTTTCTACTTCCTTGGCGCCATCTCTGTGGGTTCAGCGCTGATGATGGTCACTCGCCGTAACCCTGTGATCGCAGCCCTCTATCTCATACTCAACTTCTTTGCTCTTGGGGGTCTCTACCTGTCGCTGCACGCCCAGTTCATCGCGTTCATCCAGATTCTGGTGTATGCGGGCGCTATCATGGTGCTATTCCTGTTCGTGATTATGCTCCTGAATCTTGGCGATACCAGCCAGATGCGGGAGAAGATATCGATGAAGAAGATCATCGCGGCGGGACTGAGCTTTGGGGTGTTGATGGAATTGATCTATGTTCTCGGGTTTTCCAAGGCAGCTATGGCTCCATCACAATTTGAGAAAGCGACAGAGATTGGAACTGTCGAGAACATCGGCATGCAACTGTTTACGAAGTTTCTGTTTCCGTTTGAAGTAACATCCATACTCCTGCTGTCGGCGATTGTGGGAGCTGTGATACTCGCGAAGAAAACACTCAGATAA
- a CDS encoding sodium:proton antiporter, protein MHKPRTRQIGTIVALAAIAVLFFNYFEHVLESSVVSAVPVWLVTPFVLLLLAIATGPFVNKSWWEHHYPAVSAVLGAVVVGYYVYPLSNVSRIVLTLYDYVSFISLIGSLFVVAGGIHFNLRGKAAPWENVVLLGAGAVLSNVLGTTGASMLLVRPYLRSNKFRIKGYHVVFFIFIVSNIGGALTPIGDPPLFLGFLKGVPFFWVVTKAWFAWALVLGLLLVLFYAVDRFHFRRVSHKKQEEAIRPEEVRISGLHNVWFLATIIAAVFVERPLMLREVIMWSAAMGSYYTTRKEVHGRNEFNFLPLKEVAVLFLGIFATMIPALDWLEMHAAVLGIKTPGQFFFTTGVLSSVLDNAPTYLSFLSAAFGLHGASIDNAAHMHVLLGSIQASAAGLTNPLSPGAMAVTNDSWRYVQAISLGAVFFGAMTYIGNGPNFMVKSIADQAGVKSPSFFEYVWKYSVPVLLPIFIIVWYLLF, encoded by the coding sequence ATGCACAAACCCCGGACCCGGCAGATTGGCACAATCGTAGCATTGGCGGCAATTGCGGTTCTGTTCTTCAATTACTTCGAACATGTGCTGGAATCTTCAGTTGTCTCGGCTGTACCGGTTTGGCTTGTTACGCCATTTGTTCTTTTACTTCTTGCGATAGCGACAGGTCCTTTCGTTAACAAGTCGTGGTGGGAACACCACTATCCGGCGGTTTCCGCTGTGCTGGGGGCCGTTGTGGTCGGGTATTACGTATATCCACTTTCAAATGTCTCCCGCATTGTGCTGACACTCTACGACTACGTCAGCTTCATTTCGCTCATCGGTTCGTTGTTTGTGGTGGCGGGCGGGATTCATTTCAACCTCCGCGGAAAAGCAGCTCCCTGGGAGAATGTTGTGCTCCTCGGTGCGGGGGCTGTACTTTCGAACGTGCTGGGCACGACGGGGGCGTCGATGCTCCTGGTTCGGCCTTACCTGAGGAGCAACAAGTTCCGGATCAAGGGATACCATGTGGTCTTTTTCATCTTTATCGTCAGCAATATCGGCGGCGCACTTACGCCGATAGGCGATCCACCTCTCTTCCTGGGATTCCTGAAAGGCGTGCCATTCTTCTGGGTGGTGACGAAGGCATGGTTTGCGTGGGCGTTGGTTCTTGGACTCTTGCTGGTTCTTTTCTACGCCGTCGATCGGTTCCATTTTCGGAGAGTGTCTCACAAGAAACAGGAAGAGGCAATACGGCCGGAGGAAGTCAGGATTTCCGGACTGCACAATGTGTGGTTTCTTGCAACGATAATTGCCGCCGTGTTCGTTGAGCGTCCCCTGATGCTCCGTGAGGTGATTATGTGGAGCGCTGCGATGGGGTCGTACTACACGACGAGAAAAGAAGTGCACGGAAGAAATGAATTTAATTTTCTTCCGCTGAAGGAAGTGGCAGTGCTGTTCCTGGGGATATTTGCCACGATGATTCCCGCGCTCGACTGGCTGGAGATGCACGCTGCCGTTCTGGGCATCAAGACTCCCGGGCAGTTCTTCTTCACCACAGGCGTTCTCTCGAGCGTGCTCGACAACGCACCGACGTATTTGAGTTTCCTGAGCGCGGCATTCGGTTTGCACGGCGCGAGCATCGATAACGCGGCACACATGCACGTGCTCCTTGGAAGTATTCAAGCAAGCGCGGCTGGCCTGACGAACCCTCTTTCCCCCGGGGCAATGGCGGTGACAAACGATTCCTGGAGATATGTGCAGGCGATTTCGCTCGGAGCAGTGTTCTTTGGCGCGATGACGTATATAGGCAACGGTCCGAATTTCATGGTGAAATCGATTGCGGATCAGGCCGGCGTCAAATCGCCCTCCTTTTTTGAATATGTCTGGAAATACAGCGTTCCCGTATTGCTACCTATCTTCATCATTGTTTGGTACCTGCTGTTTTGA